A single Ziziphus jujuba cultivar Dongzao chromosome 11, ASM3175591v1 DNA region contains:
- the LOC107432589 gene encoding probable LRR receptor-like serine/threonine-protein kinase At1g53430: MGVFSTCSCKIVPILVYGIVVWNCFTGFGIHAQLLPQDEVRSLQAISKALKLENIWNVSETSCNRIAEDFNVTKVAAKTSVLGNVTCVCSSQNSSVCHVKTIQLKGLNLTGDLPAEFGNLTSLEELDLTRNSISGSIPASLSRAPLRILSLLGNRLTGTIPKEIGDISTLRVLVLEQNQLGGSLPEEIGNLRNLERLVLSANNFTGTIPPTLGNLKNLTDFRIDGNKITGSIPSFIGNWTKLDRLDMQGTSMEGPIPSNISLLSNLVQLRISDLTGPVMTFPDLKNVTKLKRLILRNCSLTGSIPGFIGQNMTDLNTLDLSFNNLTGEIPDTLKSLGTGKQKHVFLTNNSLSKVDWSWITNGERNWDLSYNNFTERPSSVDCTFLNLNLVSSYSSFETQSWCLTKDLPCPETQRHKSLFINCGGDSLSHNGNQYEQDKRPDGISNFVSVNQKWGYSSTGVYMDDEDNQSPDFLPTNIFSLKTDAEIYNTARIAPLSLKYYGLCLQKGRYKVQLHFAEIMFTDNQTFSSWGRRIFDVSIQGNVVLKDYNIVERAGGVGKSVTETFDATVHGSTLEIHLYWVGKGTSAIPYAGVYGPLISAITITKIEGQGLSVGAIIGIVAASCVLVILILLVLRITGYLGGKQNEDPELRGIDLQTGRFTLRQMKAATHNFDPANKIGEGGFGPVYKGVLSDGGVIAVKQLSAKSKQGNREFINEVGMISALEHPNLVRLYGCCIEGNQLLLVYEYMENNSLASALFGNEEKTIRLDWPTRKKICLGVARGLAYLHEESRLKIVHRDIKATNVLLDKNLNAKISDFGLAKLDEEENTHISTRIAGTIGYMAPEYATRGYLTDKADVYSFGIVALEIVSGKSNTSYRPKEEFTYLLDWAYVLQERGKLLDLVDPSLGSNYSKEEALTMLNLGLLCTNTSPSLRPTMTSVVSMLEQKTPVPEQIMRRISVEQDARLRAFEKLSQDSMTQSSTVSHDSHQIGISMDGPWVDSSFSIQSKDDRHENSSTSKLL, encoded by the exons ATGGGTGTATTTTCGACCTGTAGCTGCAAGATTGTTCCAATTTTGGTTTATGGGATTGTGGTATGGAATTGTTTCACTGGGTTTGGCATTCATGCTCAACTTCTTCCCCAAGATGAAG TGCGAAGTCTGCAAGCAATTTCAAAAGCActtaaattggaaaatatttggaACGTGAGCGAAACTTCTTGCAACCGAATAGCTGAAGATTTTAATGTCACCAAGGTAGCTGCGAAAACCTCCGTTCTTGGCAATGTCACGTGCGTTTGTTCTTCTCAAAATAGCTCCGTTTGCCACGTCAAAACCAT CCAATTGAAAGGCCTCAATTTAACTGGGGATTTACCGGCAGAATTTGGAAATCTTACTTCTCTAGAAGAACT AGATCTCACTCGCAATAGTATTAGTGGATCAATCCCTGCAAGTTTGTCTCGTGCTCCCCTTCGCATTTT ATCACTTTTGGGTAACAGACTCACTGGCACAATTCCTAAGGAAATTGGTGACATTTCTACTCTCAGAGTGCT GGTATTGGAACAGAATCAGCTTGGAGGTTCTCTTCCAGAAGAGATTGGGaatttgagaaatttggaaAGATT GGTCTTATCTGCAAACAATTTTACAGGAACAATTCCACCAACACTTGGAAATCTAAAGAACCTAACTGATTT TAGGATAGATGGGAACAAAATAACAGGAAGCATACCTAGTTTTATTGGAAATTGGACCAAACTCGACAGACT AGATATGCAAGGAACATCTATGGAGGGCCCTATTCCTTCTAACATATCATTGTTATCAAACTTGGTTCAATT AAGGATATCTGATTTGACCGGACCGGTTATGACTTTTCCCGATTTGAAGAATGTGACTAAATTAAAAAGATT GATACTGAGAAATTGCTCACTTACTGGTTCAATTCCTGGTTTTATTGGGCAGAATATGACAGATCTAAATACCCT GGATCTAAGCTTCAATAATTTGACTGGTGAGATTCCAGATACGCTTAAAAGTCTTGGAACTGGGAAACAAAAGCATGT ATTTTTGACCAACAATTCACTCTCTAAAGTCGACTGGTCTTGGATTACTAATGGGGAGAGGAACTG gGATTTATCTTACAACAATTTTACAGAAAGGCCATCTTCAGTTGATTGCACATTTTTGAACTT GAATCTAGTTTCTAGTTACTCATCTTTCGAGACTCAATC GTGGTGCTTGACAAAGGACCTCCCCTGTCCTGAAACACAAAGGC ATAAgtctttatttataaattgtgGAGGAGACAGTCTGAGTCATAATGGCAACCAGTATGAACAGGACAAAAGACCTGATGGTATATCGAACTTTGTTTCTGTGAATCAGAAATGGGGTTACAGCAGTACAGGAGTCTACATGGATGATGAAGATAACCAATCTCCAGATTTCCTACCAACAAACatattttctctcaagaccGATGCAGAAATATATAATACAGCTCGAATTGCCCCTTTATCTCTCAAGTACTATGGCCTTTGCTTGCAAAAGGGTAGGTACAAAGTGCAGCTCCACTTCGCTGAAATTATGTTCACCGATAACCAGACATTTAGCAGTTGGGGAAGACGCATATTTGATGTCTCAATTCAG GGGAATGTAGTTTTGAAAGATTACAATATTGTGGAAAGAGCTGGAGGAGTTGGAAAAAGTGTGACCGAGACGTTTGATGCTACAGTTCATGGTAGCACTCTGGAGATCCACTTATACTGGGTAGGAAAAGGGACCAGTGCAATTCCTTATGCGGGTGTTTATGGACCTCTTATATCTGCTATTACCATCACAAAAA TTGAAGGCCAGGGGCTATCTGTTGGAGCAATTATCGGCATCGTTGCTGCATCATGTGTGCTTGTCATATTGATATTGTTAGTCCTCCGGATAACTGGTTACTTGGGGGGAAAACAAAACGAAGATCCAG AGCTGAGAGGGATAGATCTACAAACAGGACGTTTCACATTAAGACAAATGAAAGCTGCCACTCATAATTTTGATCCTGCAAATAAAATAGGTGAAGGAGGCTTTGGGCCAGTTTACAAG GGTGTGTTGTCAGATGGTGGTGTAATTGCTGTCAAGCAGCTCTCAGCCAAATCAAAGCAAGGGAACCGAGAATTTATAAATGAAGTCGGCATGATATCTGCATTGGAGCACCCTAATCTTGTGAGGCTCTATGGCTGCTGTATTGAAGGAAATCAATTGCTGCTTGTATATGAATACATGGAAAACAATAGCCTTGCAAGTGCACTATTTG GTAATGAGGAAAAAACAATCAGGCTTGACTGGCCAACAAGAAAGAAGATATGCTTGGGAGTAGCAAGGGGTTTAGCTTATCTTCATGAGGAATCTAGGTTGAAAATTGTTCATAGAGATATTAAGGCAACAAATGTACTGCTTGACAAGAATCTGAATGCCAAAATCTCTGACTTCGGTTTGGCTAAGCTTGACGAAGAAGAGAACACCCATATCAGCACACGTATAGCTGGAACAAT AGGTTATATGGCTCCTGAATATGCAACAAGAGGTTACTTGACGGACAAGGCAGATGTATACAGCTTTGGAATTGTGGCTTTAGAGATTGTGAGTGGGAAGAGCAACACAAGTTACAGGCCAAAAGAAGAGTTCACATATCTTCTTGATTGG GCCTATGTCCTACAAGAAAGAGGAAAGCTCTTAGATCTAGTGGATCCCAGTCTTGGTTCGAACTACTCCAAAGAGGAGGCATTGACAATGCTAAACTTGGGGCTTTTGTGCACAAATACATCTCCCTCACTCAGGCCAACCATGACTTCTGTGGTGAGTATGTTGGAACAGAAGACTCCGGTGCCAGAACAAATAATGAGGCGGATTTCAGTGGAGCAAGATGCAAGGTTGAGAGCCTTTGAGAAGCTATCACAAGACAGCATGACACAATCATCTACTGTCTCACATGATAGTCACCAAATAGGCATTTCTATGGATGGTCCTTGGGTTGATTCTTCATTCTCTATCCAGAGTAAGGATGATAGACATGAAAATTCTTCAACCAGCAAGCTTCtctag